One genomic segment of Halorientalis litorea includes these proteins:
- a CDS encoding sulfatase — protein MTDKPNLVLLTIDSLRADHCGFMGDDRGLTPNMDRLAEDGLVFERAISPGPSTLDALPGTFTGVDLAASEADTRDLCRHHLRATDPIPERLSRLGYETGGFTANPWTSRYFGFDRGFDHFEDFMAEADGEGDTGDGSRLAYGLRLLKNWSREAGMVASWDSFYDEVVEWTESAGEPYFCWVFLVDVHMPYLPVPEFRSQSRLGTYASNLWLYLTGHDPDVFEGVASDRLRSAYEDTIRYTDDRLGQFVEDVGEETTVVVHADHGEAFGERGVYGHGPTLSTEQIHVPLFVANGPSGRVSEPLSLRRLPDLLTTLADDGDPSSLTGPVATARNRNPRYTVRGCEWKYVETPDGDRLTVVDDDGTRPLSNPALESLASSVVDTWCRGEQDRETIRAASRTLAAEHML, from the coding sequence ATGACTGATAAACCGAACCTCGTTCTCCTGACGATAGATAGCTTGCGCGCAGACCACTGCGGGTTCATGGGCGACGACAGGGGACTGACCCCGAACATGGACCGCCTCGCCGAGGACGGCCTCGTCTTCGAGCGGGCGATATCGCCGGGCCCCTCGACACTCGACGCTTTGCCGGGCACGTTCACCGGAGTCGACCTCGCCGCCAGCGAGGCCGACACGCGTGACCTGTGTCGCCACCACCTCCGCGCGACCGACCCGATACCGGAACGGCTCTCGCGATTGGGCTACGAAACGGGGGGTTTCACCGCGAACCCGTGGACCTCGCGGTACTTCGGATTCGACCGGGGGTTCGACCACTTCGAGGACTTCATGGCCGAAGCAGACGGCGAGGGCGATACCGGCGATGGGTCACGACTCGCCTACGGCCTCCGGCTGTTGAAGAACTGGTCGCGCGAGGCCGGGATGGTCGCGTCGTGGGACTCCTTCTACGACGAGGTGGTCGAGTGGACAGAGTCGGCCGGCGAACCGTACTTCTGCTGGGTGTTCCTCGTCGACGTGCACATGCCGTACCTGCCGGTCCCGGAGTTCCGGTCACAGTCGCGGCTCGGGACGTACGCGAGTAACCTGTGGCTGTACCTCACCGGCCACGACCCGGACGTGTTCGAGGGCGTGGCCAGCGACCGTCTCCGCAGTGCCTACGAGGATACGATTCGGTACACCGACGACCGACTCGGCCAGTTCGTCGAGGACGTGGGAGAGGAGACGACGGTGGTCGTCCACGCGGACCACGGGGAGGCGTTCGGAGAGCGTGGCGTGTACGGCCACGGCCCGACGCTCTCGACGGAGCAGATACACGTGCCGCTGTTCGTGGCGAACGGCCCCAGTGGCCGGGTTTCGGAACCGCTCTCGTTGCGGCGACTTCCGGACCTGCTCACGACGCTCGCCGACGACGGCGACCCGAGTTCGCTGACTGGGCCGGTCGCCACCGCGCGCAACCGGAACCCCCGGTACACGGTCCGGGGGTGCGAGTGGAAGTACGTCGAGACACCGGACGGTGACCGCCTCACCGTCGTGGACGACGACGGGACGCGGCCCCTGTCGAATCCTGCTCTCGAATCGCTCGCGTCGTCGGTAGTCGATACGTGGTGCCGGGGAGAGCAGGACCGTGAGACGATTCGCGCTGCGTCCCGGACGTTGGCCGCCGAACACATGCTGTGA
- a CDS encoding DUF2267 domain-containing protein: MDFDSFTGQVQHRLELADTGEALRAIRATLTTLGERIQAGEASDLASSLPMEIDRYLHDAESGQRFGYDEFVERVWSREELSDHSDQADAAYHAQVVLAVVAETVPETEMEQVRGQLPAEFDSLFELVDSDAQ; the protein is encoded by the coding sequence GTGGACTTCGACAGTTTCACCGGGCAGGTCCAGCATCGACTCGAACTCGCCGACACAGGCGAAGCACTCAGAGCAATACGTGCGACGCTCACGACGCTCGGCGAGCGGATTCAGGCGGGCGAAGCGAGTGACCTCGCCAGTTCGCTCCCGATGGAGATAGACCGATACCTTCACGACGCCGAGTCTGGCCAACGGTTCGGTTACGACGAGTTCGTCGAACGCGTTTGGTCACGGGAGGAGCTGTCCGACCACAGCGACCAAGCGGATGCCGCGTACCACGCACAAGTCGTGTTGGCTGTCGTGGCCGAGACAGTCCCGGAGACGGAGATGGAACAGGTACGCGGGCAGTTGCCTGCGGAGTTCGATTCGCTCTTCGAACTCGTCGATAGCGACGCCCAGTAG
- a CDS encoding Gfo/Idh/MocA family protein yields the protein MPLETAVVGAGVVSDHHLSALDACPRTTLVGICDVDRDRARDVADRYGIDAYTDVSALLDDRVLDWVHLCTPVQTHRDLAAQFIEAGVPVHIEKPITETVAEAEQLQRLSEQHGVPVSVTHQHLFDPAVRTARERVEQGALGEIRGADLIYTGETWPNMANRGEWAFELVGGEFEEGLPHPFYTMLGVVGYPASREQVSVQTSKHGEYDRGFAYDGVQVSYPTEDGALCSIECLAGSAPQKLLVVHGEDHSLTVDMVSQTVVDVGKNFNGSAIAKVRNNLSRATDRFVGTARNVLAVGRDRLDGDWESAKQLDSHYYQIDAEAAALLSGREMPVPLTEGVWTITLMECVREASREVETAVADA from the coding sequence ATGCCTCTGGAAACAGCAGTCGTCGGTGCGGGGGTTGTTTCTGACCACCACCTCTCTGCACTCGATGCGTGTCCACGGACGACCCTCGTCGGTATCTGCGACGTAGACAGGGACCGCGCGCGAGACGTGGCTGACCGCTACGGTATCGACGCCTACACAGACGTTTCGGCCCTCCTCGACGACCGTGTACTCGACTGGGTACACCTCTGTACCCCCGTCCAAACACACCGTGACCTCGCGGCGCAGTTCATCGAGGCCGGTGTTCCCGTCCACATCGAGAAACCCATCACCGAGACTGTCGCTGAAGCCGAGCAACTGCAACGACTCAGTGAGCAACACGGCGTTCCGGTGTCTGTCACGCATCAACATCTGTTCGACCCGGCAGTGCGGACGGCCCGTGAGCGCGTCGAACAGGGAGCCCTCGGTGAGATTCGTGGTGCTGACCTCATCTACACAGGCGAGACGTGGCCCAACATGGCGAACCGTGGCGAGTGGGCCTTCGAACTCGTCGGCGGCGAGTTCGAGGAGGGGCTGCCACACCCGTTCTACACCATGCTCGGTGTCGTCGGCTATCCGGCGAGTAGAGAGCAGGTTTCCGTCCAGACGAGCAAGCACGGCGAGTACGACCGTGGCTTCGCCTACGACGGGGTGCAGGTGAGCTATCCCACCGAGGACGGGGCACTCTGTAGCATCGAGTGTTTGGCGGGGTCGGCACCGCAGAAGTTGCTGGTCGTCCACGGGGAAGACCACTCGCTGACTGTCGATATGGTGTCACAGACCGTCGTCGACGTGGGGAAGAACTTCAACGGGTCCGCCATCGCCAAGGTGCGGAACAACCTCTCGCGGGCCACGGACCGATTCGTCGGCACCGCACGCAATGTGCTCGCGGTCGGACGGGACCGACTCGACGGGGACTGGGAGTCCGCGAAGCAACTCGACTCACACTACTACCAGATAGACGCCGAAGCCGCGGCCCTCCTCTCTGGGAGAGAGATGCCGGTCCCCCTCACGGAAGGAGTGTGGACAATCACGCTCATGGAGTGTGTCCGCGAGGCGAGTCGCGAGGTGGAGACGGCCGTCGCGGACGCGTAG
- a CDS encoding NAD-dependent epimerase/dehydratase family protein: MTGMQPVLVTGATGFIGTHLVRELDERGWDVRATRRPTSDTSALSDTDVKWVTADVLDAATVRDAVSGCRSVVHLAGIGLASGPPERVREVNVAGTRNVLAAADDAGVARVLFASTAGTRRSEGVADETDLAPPIGPYQEAKLSAEGLVQEYYDDGLDVVTVHPTSVFGPGDTEFTGRLLRTVTDPKLFASLPGGVSFVGVTDVARGMLAALERGDPGEHYILGGQNLTFPAALDRIAETVDGSSPLLEVPAPVVHTLGHVAEASDEYLGVRFFPFTADMARLATTELFYSSEKAACELGYDYRPLTDHVPAAMAWYRDTND; encoded by the coding sequence ATGACCGGGATGCAGCCGGTGTTGGTGACGGGTGCGACGGGGTTCATCGGGACACACCTCGTCCGCGAACTCGACGAGAGGGGGTGGGACGTTCGTGCGACTCGGCGGCCGACCTCGGATACATCCGCTCTCTCCGACACCGACGTGAAGTGGGTGACTGCCGACGTACTCGACGCGGCGACGGTCCGCGACGCCGTCTCCGGCTGTCGGTCGGTCGTTCACTTGGCAGGTATCGGTTTGGCGTCAGGGCCGCCCGAACGAGTCCGCGAGGTGAACGTCGCCGGGACGCGTAACGTGTTGGCGGCAGCGGACGATGCCGGTGTAGCGCGCGTTCTCTTCGCCAGTACCGCCGGCACACGCCGGAGCGAGGGGGTGGCCGACGAGACGGACCTCGCACCGCCAATCGGACCGTATCAAGAGGCGAAGCTGTCTGCCGAAGGACTCGTACAGGAGTACTACGACGACGGGTTGGACGTGGTGACAGTTCACCCCACGTCGGTGTTCGGGCCGGGTGACACCGAGTTCACCGGGCGACTGTTGCGGACGGTGACCGACCCGAAACTGTTCGCGTCGCTCCCCGGCGGCGTCAGTTTCGTGGGCGTCACGGACGTGGCTAGAGGGATGCTGGCCGCGCTCGAACGTGGCGACCCCGGAGAACACTACATCCTCGGCGGGCAGAACCTCACTTTCCCGGCAGCACTCGACCGCATCGCCGAGACGGTGGACGGTTCGAGCCCACTCCTCGAAGTCCCTGCCCCAGTAGTCCATACACTGGGCCACGTCGCCGAGGCGAGCGACGAGTACCTCGGCGTCCGTTTCTTCCCCTTTACAGCCGATATGGCTCGACTCGCCACGACGGAACTGTTCTACTCCTCGGAGAAGGCGGCGTGTGAACTCGGCTACGACTACCGCCCGCTCACCGACCACGTTCCGGCGGCCATGGCGTGGTACCGGGACACGAACGACTGA
- a CDS encoding carboxylate--amine ligase, which translates to MGFETHATGDGVVVPALESAASSVAVLRSLGRKGIPTIAVSEHEHPPGFSSKYADETYRVPDPDDGLTAYGDALLSLARRDDVSAIVPMRETDVYVLAKRRGEFGEHVSPLWPPLETLRRVQDRVELFDAAETAGVSTPETTTLDEFEDWDRPVIVKPRFTLHAAEYHRAFAESHRHDNSTDYVARGERPSIQSYREEMGHVPLVQEYIPDSDEYAFFALYDEGDPVATFQHRQRRGYKYSGGPSSFRQSVDIPELASSGRRLLDELDWHGLAMVEFLRDPETDEFKLMEINPRFWTSLPFTIQAGVDFPYYYWLLATGRGDEIDADFDVGVAGHLLRGELLYLHSVLSEEYPLVERPSLGESVADIGTSLVRHPRFDYLSVDDPRPFVRDMRNTVGEVLDV; encoded by the coding sequence ATGGGCTTCGAGACACACGCCACTGGGGACGGTGTCGTCGTTCCGGCATTGGAGAGTGCCGCCAGCAGCGTCGCCGTCCTCCGTTCGCTCGGGCGTAAGGGCATCCCGACCATCGCCGTCTCCGAACACGAGCACCCACCGGGGTTCAGTTCGAAGTACGCCGACGAGACCTATCGGGTCCCGGACCCGGACGACGGCCTCACCGCGTACGGTGACGCGCTCCTCTCGCTCGCGCGCCGGGACGACGTAAGTGCTATCGTGCCCATGCGGGAGACTGACGTGTACGTCCTCGCGAAGCGTCGCGGGGAGTTCGGTGAACACGTCAGCCCGCTGTGGCCGCCGCTGGAGACGCTCAGACGCGTACAGGACCGGGTCGAACTGTTCGACGCGGCGGAGACGGCAGGTGTTTCGACCCCGGAGACGACGACGCTCGACGAGTTCGAGGATTGGGACCGACCGGTCATCGTCAAGCCGCGCTTCACGCTCCACGCGGCCGAGTATCACCGCGCCTTCGCGGAGAGCCACCGCCACGACAACTCCACCGACTACGTCGCACGCGGCGAGCGGCCCTCGATACAGTCGTACCGCGAGGAGATGGGGCACGTCCCGCTCGTCCAAGAGTACATTCCCGACTCCGACGAGTATGCCTTCTTCGCGCTGTACGACGAGGGGGACCCGGTCGCGACGTTCCAGCATCGCCAGCGGCGAGGGTACAAGTACAGCGGCGGACCGAGTTCCTTCCGGCAGTCCGTGGACATCCCCGAACTGGCCTCGTCGGGGCGGCGACTACTCGACGAACTCGACTGGCACGGGCTGGCGATGGTCGAGTTCTTACGTGACCCGGAGACGGACGAGTTCAAACTGATGGAGATAAACCCGCGCTTCTGGACGTCGCTCCCGTTCACGATTCAAGCCGGCGTCGACTTTCCGTACTACTACTGGCTCCTCGCCACCGGCCGTGGCGACGAGATAGACGCCGACTTCGACGTGGGCGTCGCCGGACACCTGCTCCGTGGGGAACTGCTCTATCTCCACAGCGTCCTCAGCGAGGAGTACCCGCTCGTAGAACGGCCGTCACTCGGTGAATCGGTCGCCGACATCGGGACATCCCTCGTCCGGCACCCACGCTTCGACTACCTCTCCGTCGACGACCCACGGCCGTTCGTCCGGGATATGCGAAACACCGTCGGCGAAGTACTGGACGTCTGA
- a CDS encoding asparagine synthase-related protein, with translation MSQCGRYSPPQAASSTFGKSGCCFSDPDITSCGGRTVASSSRTNSETRCRASTQPTEQSPIPQSSTTFSTGLHRSGRTLRRSDASATASRSARTPRLGHPRRDSSRRSRTPNRATSKRRYRRTRDAPPADTDSYAGPRVPEREADTYVNGFLADSLFGMGAAAARLMWLTRPLRHLSPVIGKLRSHREYARELLRPPTHPRGFALQSVQYQSLGLVERIVSPETVTDRQRERFRYVRDRVPSTSFPADFDTHIEVGQWVEYFCENTVDTTRQVAQARGVSMSTPYAGKAVAETALSIPTPERFLDRLSEKHVPKKLLARRLLDYRTGKPKGNGHLPEGRYFREGPLADVFEKYPMPEFVPDGLRADLPDEHPGLAWILASYAIWRDRVLTEPVDPVPATRTVEG, from the coding sequence GTGTCGCAGTGTGGGCGGTACTCGCCACCGCAAGCGGCCTCGTCGACGTTCGGAAAGTCGGGATGTTGCTTCAGTGACCCCGATATTACTTCTTGCGGGGGTCGGACGGTCGCGTCGTCGTCACGGACCAATTCCGAAACGCGCTGTCGCGCCTCGACACAGCCGACCGAACAGTCCCCGATACCGCAGTCGTCGACCACATTCTCTACCGGGCTACACCGGTCGGGACGTACGTTGCGGAGGTCGGACGCCTCGGCCACGGCGAGTCGCTCCGCTAGGACCCCGCGGTTGGGACACCCACGACGCGACTCGTCGAGACGCTCCCGGACCCCGAACCGCGCGACGTCGAAACGGCGATATCGGCGCACTCGGGATGCCCCTCCAGCAGATACAGATTCCTATGCAGGACCTCGTGTTCCGGAACGGGAAGCCGACACGTACGTCAACGGTTTCCTCGCGGACTCGCTGTTCGGCATGGGTGCCGCCGCGGCCCGGTTGATGTGGCTGACCCGGCCGCTTCGTCACCTCTCGCCCGTCATCGGGAAACTCCGCTCGCATCGGGAGTACGCACGCGAACTCCTCCGCCCGCCGACTCACCCGCGTGGCTTCGCGCTCCAGTCCGTCCAGTACCAGTCGCTCGGCCTCGTGGAACGCATCGTTTCTCCCGAGACGGTGACTGACCGCCAGCGAGAACGGTTCCGGTACGTCCGTGACCGGGTGCCGAGCACGTCGTTTCCCGCTGATTTTGACACGCACATCGAAGTCGGACAGTGGGTCGAATACTTCTGTGAGAATACCGTCGACACGACTCGACAGGTGGCACAAGCCCGCGGGGTGTCGATGTCCACCCCCTACGCCGGGAAAGCCGTCGCGGAAACGGCACTGTCGATTCCGACCCCGGAGCGATTCCTCGACCGACTTTCGGAGAAACACGTCCCGAAGAAACTGCTGGCACGCCGGCTCCTGGACTACCGGACTGGCAAACCCAAGGGCAACGGACATCTCCCCGAAGGACGGTACTTCCGTGAGGGACCACTCGCCGACGTGTTCGAGAAGTACCCGATGCCCGAATTCGTCCCGGACGGCCTTCGGGCGGACCTCCCCGACGAACACCCGGGGCTGGCGTGGATTCTGGCGAGTTACGCCATCTGGCGCGACCGGGTTCTCACCGAACCGGTAGACCCGGTACCGGCGACCAGAACCGTAGAGGGATAG
- a CDS encoding universal stress protein produces the protein MYDSILVPTDGSVGSEKAIDRAIDIAKHYNADLHVVHVVDTRIGIDGGAGSLLDGLEAAGREAIDRGVEQASEADVSTVEGAVANGIPFRAILDYTEENDIDLVVMGTHGRTGLDRYLLGSVTEKVVRMSDVPVLTVPLGEDDEE, from the coding sequence ATGTACGACAGCATTCTGGTTCCGACCGACGGGAGCGTCGGCTCGGAGAAAGCTATCGACCGCGCTATCGACATTGCGAAGCACTACAACGCCGACCTGCACGTCGTCCACGTCGTCGACACGCGTATCGGTATCGACGGCGGAGCCGGGTCGCTGCTCGACGGACTCGAGGCTGCCGGCCGGGAGGCAATCGACCGCGGCGTCGAACAGGCGTCGGAGGCGGACGTGTCCACCGTCGAAGGTGCGGTGGCCAACGGCATCCCGTTCCGAGCGATTCTGGACTACACCGAGGAGAACGATATCGACCTCGTCGTGATGGGGACACACGGTCGGACAGGGCTCGACCGCTACCTGCTCGGGAGCGTCACGGAGAAGGTCGTCCGCATGTCGGACGTGCCGGTTCTCACGGTACCGCTCGGCGAGGACGACGAGGAGTGA
- a CDS encoding universal stress protein: MYDRILFPTDGSDAVTDVFETALDIATEHGATVAVLNVADTARDSVTQIQGNVVDALEQEGEERVAELAEKARARGVPVETDVLQGDPAETIADYTREYDIDLVVMPTHGRTGLDRLLLGSVTEAVVNTAAVPVLVVNPDTVGAFEYPPQSVLLPTDGSRGSDLALSEAVGVATETAAALHLFHVVETANLGFDVRSVLTDAELAERGETVLDDPVAAAESAGVESVTSSVALGKPYREILDYIEEQDIDLVTVGTQGKTDFSRYVLGSVTTKLLRTSPVPVLLVRDADEAASN, from the coding sequence ATGTACGACCGCATCCTCTTTCCCACAGACGGCAGCGATGCCGTTACGGACGTGTTCGAGACAGCCCTCGATATCGCCACGGAACACGGCGCGACGGTCGCTGTTCTCAACGTCGCGGACACCGCGCGCGACAGTGTCACCCAAATCCAAGGTAACGTCGTCGACGCGCTCGAACAAGAAGGCGAGGAACGAGTCGCGGAGCTAGCCGAAAAGGCCCGGGCACGGGGTGTGCCCGTCGAGACAGACGTGCTGCAGGGCGACCCCGCCGAGACGATAGCGGACTACACGCGGGAGTACGACATCGACCTCGTCGTGATGCCCACGCACGGGCGGACCGGGCTCGACCGCCTCTTGCTCGGGAGCGTCACCGAGGCGGTCGTCAACACCGCCGCAGTCCCGGTACTCGTCGTCAATCCCGACACGGTCGGTGCGTTCGAGTACCCGCCGCAGTCGGTCCTCCTCCCGACGGACGGCAGTCGTGGCTCCGACCTCGCGCTGTCCGAAGCCGTCGGCGTGGCGACGGAGACTGCGGCGGCCCTCCACCTCTTCCACGTCGTCGAGACGGCGAACCTCGGGTTCGACGTGCGGTCCGTCCTCACCGACGCGGAACTGGCCGAACGGGGAGAAACTGTCCTCGACGACCCAGTTGCGGCCGCGGAGTCGGCCGGCGTCGAGTCGGTCACGAGTTCGGTCGCCCTCGGCAAGCCGTACCGGGAAATCCTCGACTACATCGAGGAACAGGACATCGACCTCGTGACGGTGGGAACGCAGGGGAAGACGGATTTCAGTCGGTACGTCCTCGGGAGCGTGACGACGAAACTCCTCAGAACCTCGCCAGTCCCGGTCCTGCTGGTTCGCGATGCCGACGAAGCGGCGTCCAATTGA
- a CDS encoding universal stress protein encodes MYDTILVGTDGSDPANRAVEHALLLAEKYDATVHAIAVVDTSRYGEPALSSAELVLEELEDRSNELLHDIAERADNRSVDVTTRTCHGDPHSEIIDYAHDIDADLTIIGSQGASETVHHIGSVASRVVRGTDRAVLLA; translated from the coding sequence ATGTACGACACCATCCTCGTCGGGACGGACGGGAGCGACCCCGCGAACCGTGCGGTCGAACACGCACTGCTGCTGGCCGAGAAGTACGACGCTACCGTCCACGCCATCGCCGTCGTCGACACCAGTCGGTACGGTGAACCGGCGTTGAGCAGCGCGGAACTGGTGTTGGAGGAACTCGAGGACCGCTCGAACGAACTCCTCCACGACATCGCCGAGCGGGCAGACAACCGCAGCGTCGACGTCACCACGCGGACGTGCCACGGCGACCCGCACTCGGAAATCATCGACTACGCCCACGATATCGACGCCGACCTGACTATCATCGGCTCACAGGGTGCCTCCGAAACCGTACATCACATCGGAAGCGTCGCGTCCCGCGTCGTCCGTGGGACCGACCGTGCCGTCCTGTTGGCGTGA